A stretch of DNA from Brevibacterium sp. CBA3109:
GCCCGGCAGCCTGTGCCCATTCGACCTGACCGGTGTCGTCGTAGTGTGAGACCCATTCGTCACGTCTGTTCAAAAGCGCTCGCCGGTCGACCGTGGCGCCGGTCAGCCCGTCCAGATGCTGAGTCGCGTGGGCGAGTTCGATGGGTCGCAGCATCGTCTTGGACGGGATGCAGGCGTAATATGAGCACTCACCTCCCAGCAGCTCCTCTTCGACGATGACCGCTTCGAGGCCGGAGTCCTCGGTTGCGTATTGGGCTGCGTTCTCACCGACCGGTCCACCACCGAGGACGATGACATCGGTGGTCACGGTCTCCGCGTTATCGGGGACGAGATTGTTCGCACTCATATCTGACCTGCGCTTCCATTATTTGCTGGGATTGAGCTGAGCCTTCGCTGCCTCAATATGGTCGGCATCACCGGTCTGCAGTGCGTAGAGCCCCAGCTCGACCGGAGAGGTTGAGAACAGTTCGCCGCAGTGCGCGGCGAACTTCGGCCATACCTGGCCGCCGTTCTCCACATAGCGCCGGATAGTCGCGTCAAATGCTTCGGCCGAGACGCTGGCATGGTGGAACATGAAATCCCTGGCCGGGTCGCCGACGGCCGCCGTCGTCCAGTCGAGGATGCTGAGGTTCTTAGGTCCGTCCATAAGCTGGTGTGCCGGATACACCTCTCCGTAGGTGACCGTCGTGAACTTGGGCCAATAGCTGTCATCGTCGAGCCACGCATTCCACCGTTCACGCAGACTCTGCTCCACATCAAACTCGGCCACGACGCGAGCGATGTCATCGCGTTTGTGCGCTTTCACCTCGGCGGGGGAATACTCGGCGATCCCCGAGGAGCGAACGATCGACGGATCAACGCTGTGCAGTTCCGCGAGGATATCACCAAGAGACTCGGCATACTCCGCGGCTTCGACATCGAAGTGCCACTGTGGCTGTCCCTGCTCATCGATCGTCAGTCCAGGCTCACCCGGAAGTAGAGGATAGGCGATGAGGCATTCGGTGTGGATCTGCCAATCGGGGACCGCGACGCTCAGGTGGGGTGCAATATTTCGGAGGAATCGTCCTTCAACGGTGGCACGGTCGGTGACGTCCGGGCGGCGGGGAATCCGCAACACCCAGGACTGACCGTCGACCGTCTTGGCGATGGCGACTTGGAAGTCGAGTCCCAGCTCATTGACGATGATGGTCTTGGGATCGATGTCGAGACCATGCGACTCCGCAAGCTCGCGGATGGTCGTGGTCTCAGAATTGGTGGTTGGCATGTGGCCGCCTTTCCGGAAGGGGCTCGATCCGTGGGGGTCTGCAGTCAGTCTAGGAGTGTGGTGGCAGTCTTCGACAGGGGCAATTGGCTCAGCCGGCTGAGCAGGACTGTGCCGAAGAGCAGTTCCCACACCACTATCGAATACATCCCGAGGATGCCGATGACGACGCTGAGGACACCGGTCAGGCTACTGCGGCGCATGAGGCGGTTGCGGCGGCGCCTCAGGAGGGAGATGCCGATGCGAATTGCCGTCAGGTGCCCGCCGAAGAAGGCGAGAAACGCGCCGAGGAGGTGGACCCAGCCGAGGCTGTTGTTCTGCGCTCCGCCGTTGACCACGGCAATGAGGGCCATTCCGAGGGCCTGGGTGATCGCGTGGGTGATGATCGGCACTGGCAAGGGCACCCGTGGTCAGCGTGTCATATCTATATGGCCGCCGACGCGAACAGGAGACCGTGGACGAGGAAGGCGATGTTCATGACCACATGCAGGGTCGAATCAATGGCCCGATCACCCAGCATCTCGACATCGGGCACGCCGAGACCGCTGATGTCATTCGTCGCATATGAGTAGTGAGGGAACGCAGATGCGGCAAGGGCCTCGGCGAGGAGATAGACGATGCTGGCGAGAATCCAGCAGATCGCTGCTCTGGCGGTCGACCCGGGTGTCGCGGACGCTTCAGACCGAATCTCTGGCATGCCGCAGATACTAGAAGGACGAAAGGTGCAATAAAAGGGTCCGTTGGGGCCAAAGTGCACTCGACACACCGAAGTTGTTACTGTTCATGCGCTTGTCAGAGGTGACATGCCGTGCAACTATGAAATTAACCTGTTGATCGGGTCCACATGATCAATGAGAACCGAATAGACAGCAAGGAGAGAGCGCATGAGTACAACTACCATCATCTGGATAGTCGTAGCGATCGTCGTAGTTCTGATTGTCGTCGGCATCATCATCGCGGTCAGCCGAAAGGCCGCGGCTAAGAAGCGCGAACACCAGCGCAAGGAGGCCGCCAGCATCCGGCAGGAAACCGCCGCAAACCAGCATGAAGTCCATGCTCGGGAAGCGGACGCCGAACACCGCAAGGCCGAAGCGAAGAAGGCCGACGCCGACGCTGAAGTTCAGGCTGCAGAAGCCAAGCGCAAGGCCGCCGAGGCCGAGAAGCTGGACGCCGACGCCGCTGAACGCGATCGTCTGGCCAAGGAGACGCGTCTTGAGCACGAACGCAAGCTCAAGCACGCCGATGAGCTCGATCCTGACGTGGACGCGCATGGCAATCGGAAGCCGGCTCCCGGAGCGGTTGCCGGAGACGGTCATGCAGCGGACAAGCACCATCGTGATCACGACCCTCGGGTTGCCGATGACCGTCGGGTTGCTGACGAGGGTCGGGTTGCTGATGACCGTCGGGTTGCCGATGATCGTCGGGTTGCTGACGAGCGTCAGGTTGCTGATGAGCGTCACGCGGGTCACGACCCTCGGGTTGCCGATGATCGTCCTGTCGCCGACGCACGTCCGGCAGCAGACGAACGTCACGCTGCCGATGACTCTCGCGTTGCTGACGATCGTCGTCCCGCTGACGATCGTCGCGTCGATGACCGAGGACCTGTCGCCGACCAGCAGCCCGTCGCCAACGATCCTCGGGTCGCCGACCAGCGTCAGGCGCCTGTCGATCATGATCCGCGTGTTGCGGACAACGGGGCAGGCCGTGAGCCTGTCGAACACAGTGATCGCCCTGTCGTCGACGACAACCGACCGGTGGCGGACAACAACCGACCGGTGGTGGACAACAACCGTCCGGTCGAGGACGATTACCGTATGGGCGGCAACCGTCCAGTCGCGGATGACCCACGAGCCGCTGAGAATGATCCTCGGTTCACCGACCAAAGTTACGATCCACGTGCCGCAGAGGGCAGGAACTTCGAAGACCCGGACACTCCGCGGCACTGAGAGTTCCTCAGACCCCGACAGGCAAACAGTCCTGTTGGTGCAACACCAAGTGTGAAACAGAAGGGACAAGACAATGGCTACTATCCTTTGGATCATTGCCGCGCTGCTCGTCATTTCGGGCATCTTCGCGATCTTCCGCAAGCAGATCCTGTGGGGCGTCGTCCTCATCGTCGTCGGCTGTCTCGTCGGCCCAGGCGGAGTGAGCATCTTCACCTGACCTGCTGAAGCACCACTGCGGCGCCTCAACCCAAATAAGGGTTGGGGCGCCGCAGTGCTTCTGCGGCCGGAAGTTTCGGGCCAGACGAGTCCACCGCCGATGACGACGCTCAGGGCTACAGTGATTGAAGAACACCACTTCGCCAGGACTGAGAGGGATCAAAATGTCAGAGTCTGAGCCAGCAGCAGAGCCAGCAACAGAGGCGCCGGCAGAGGCCCGCCCGCCCTTCCCGCCGTTCACCGCCGAGACCGCCGCGCAGAAAGTGCAGGGGGCGGAGGATGCGTGGAACACCCGCGATCCGCAGAAGGTTGCGCTGGCGTACACACCCGATTCGGTGTGGCGCAACCGCGATGAGTTCGTGACCGGCCGGGATGAGATCGTGGCATTCCTGACCCGCAAGTGGGAGCGCGAATGCGACTACGTCCTGCGCAAGAGCCTGTGGTCGTTCACCGATGACCGCATCGCTGTGCGCTTCCAGTACGAATGGCATGATGCCGACGAGCAGTGGTGGCGCAGCTACGGCAACGAACTGTGGGAATTCACCGACATCGGTCTCATGGCGCGCAGGGAGGCCAGCATCAACGAAACGATGTCCCCATCGCCGAGGCGGATCGACGAATTCTTGGACCCCGCCCTCCCGAGGAGCGCGGAGTCGACTTCGACCTGGGTTAGGCGAGGGTTGTCGCTGATTCCGAGCGGAAGTTGATCGATCCGGCAATACTTCCTCCATATCACCCGTGATCGGTGAAATCGTCGTGGCCAGATCGGTTCCAGACGCTAAAGTGAATCGCTATGGGATTCAATCCGCTGAAGAAGAAGCACGGCTTTGAGAGACTCCGCAATATCGCGCCCCTGGTCGCTGCCGGGGCCGCCGCGCTGATTCCGGCCACTGTCGGAGCCTCGATGGTCATCGATCTGCTGCAGAAGCGCGACCGCGAGCAGAGGGAGGCTCCGCGCCCCGGCACCTTCCACTCGAGTGTCGAAGGCTCCCAGCTGAGCATCTTCACCGACGGTGAGACCCTGTACGAGGACATGCTCGAGGTGATCGGCTCCGCAACGGAGTCGATTCAGATGGAGACCTTCATCTGGAAGAACGATGAGATCGGTCAGAGGTTCGTCGACGCCTTCAATGCCGCAGCGCAGCGCGGCGTCGACATCCACCTCATCTACGACGGGTTCGCCAACCTGACCATCCCGCGCTCGTTCTACGCCCAGCTGGATGATCGCATCAAGGTTCTGCGCCTGTCGACCGTGGCGAGGAAGTTCTGGAAGGGCCCACTGCGCTATTCCGGGCTCAATCATTCGAAGATCCTCGTCATCGACAACGATGTGGCCTATGTGGGCGGTTTCAACATCGGCTCGCTCTACGCCCGCCACTGGCGAGACACCCACCTCAAAGTGACTGGGCCCGGCACCTGGGGACTGCGCCATTCCATCTGCCAGGTGTGGAACGAATACCACGACGCCGGTGAGCAGATCGCGTGGGTCGCACCCTCAGCGTGGGAGTCGAAGATCCGGGTCTCAGCCAATCAGCCGATTCAGCTGATCTATCCGATCCGGTCCATGTATCTCAACGCCTTCGAACGCGCACAGGATCGCATCTGGCTCACTACTCCGTACTTCATTCCTGACCAGCAGCTTCTCAAATCTCTGATGGAGGCAGCCGAACGCGGCGTCGATGTCAGAGTCATGGTGCCGCAGGAATCCAACCACATCCTCGGCGACTATCTGTCTCGGGGCTTCTTCGAGCAGATGGTGCGCTCGAAGGTCACAGTTCTTCTGTACACGGCATCGATGATCCACGCGAAGATCGCCACGGTTGACGGCAAGTGGTCGACAGTGGGCACCGCGAACATCGACCGTCTCTCCCTGACCTTCAACTACGAGACCAACGTCGAGGTCATCGACAGCGATTTCGCTGCGAAGATGGAGAAGACGTTCCTCGCTGACGGCGAGCACAGCCAGGAGCTCGGACCGGATTGGCTGGACCGCCATCAGCTGACCCAGGCCGCGGAATGGGTGCTGCGGCCGATGCGTCCGTTCCTCTGATGCGGTAGTCCTCTGACCGGTGTGGGCGCGGCCGTCCAACGGTTGGTCAGCGCGCTCATCCCGATCAGGACAGCAGCGCGGTCAGGACAGCAGCGCGGTCAGGACAGCAGCGCAGTCAGGGTCCGTGCCTCCTCGGCGCACACCTCGCATCCGGACAGGTGCACGTCCATGAGTTCGTCCTGATACGTCGGATCGGCGAGTCTGTGCTCGATGTACTCGTCGATGCGGGCGAAGCAGTCGTCGCAGGACAGATACGGGTCCGTGTCCTTGAGCAGCTTGTCGATCATGTCCGGCGACAGCGGCTGATTGGTGGGGTCGGTCATGATGGTGTCCCTCCGGATCGTGCGTCGAGATGGCCGGAGGCGATGAGTGCCTCGCGCAGTCGCTTCCTCGCATCATGGACATTCTTGTACAGCGCGTTTCGGGTGGTGCCCATCCGCTCGGCCAGAACGTCGATGGGAACGTCATCGATGAGCAACGCGGTGACGACCTGCCGCTGATGTGACGTCAGTGTCGAGGCGATCGCCTCCTGAACCGCCTGCCGCAGGTCACCGCCTTCGGCGATGCTGGCCGGCGAGTGCTGCCCATCGATGAGCGGCAGGGTCTCTGACAGTGTGACCTCATGGTGTCGCCACGCCTGCCGCCGGATTGCGACGCCGGCGTGCAGGATTCCGAACTTGTACACCCAGGTGCTGAACCTGCTGCGCCCCTCGAACGTGCCGATCTTGCGCAGCACCGCCAGGTGCGCATCGTCGGCGGCCTGCTGAGCCAGATCGTCGAGGTCGGTCGTTCCCGCCCCCGGCAGTTGGTGGCGCAGGCGCCACACCTGTAAGCGCGTGGCCTTGAGCAGCAGTTCGTGCAGTTGTCGCTGAGCGTCGAGTCCGACAGAACCACCGGCGCCGAGGTGGTGGTGCCAGTTGTCCTCGCGCATTTCGTCACCGACGGAGACGGGGAGATCACCCACGATCGTCATTTTGCCACCACCATGTCGGGTTGAGAAGGGCAGAGCTGAGGACAGACGTGCCGAGAGAGAGGTCATCCTCCGCTGTGCTGAAACGGTCATACTTCGTGAGTGTCAGCCGGTGCGGTCGGTCTTACCGGGAATGACGAGGAGATTCTTTTTTTCGGAACAGGGTAAGAACGTCTCGAGAGTACGACACGAACAGGGCAAAGAACGCCATCAGGCGATCTCGATCCTGAAAGGACGCGATCATGTCACACAATCTCGCTACTCCCGCAGCCGCACCTGCCCCGATGGGCACCGGCTCGACTGCTCTGAGATCACACCTCGGCTCGGACCGAGCCTTCTTCCTGCTGCGCACGGTCTTCACCGTGGCCCCGATCCTCTTCGGCCTCGACAAGTTCTTCGGACTGCTGACCGATTGGGATCACTATCTTGCACCGTGGATCGACGGAATCCTGCCCGGTACGGCCCATCAGGCAATGTTTGCCATCGGCATCATCGAGATCATCGCCGGACTCGCCGTGGCCATCGCACCGAAGTTCGGATCGCTGCTCGTCGTCGCCTGGCTGGCCGGCATCATCATCGACCTCGTCTCGATGGGAACGTACTTCGACATCGCCCTGCGCGACTTCGGACTGCTCGTCGGTGCACTTGCCCTGGCTGCACTCGCCTTCGACCGGCCCAAGCGCGTGCATGCCTGAGCTTCGTCACAAGAATGACGATCGTGGGCAAGCCCCGTCGCTGATGCGGCGGGGCTTGCCCTCAACCAGGTGGGGTATGAGCGGCCGACGCAGCAGTCGAATGCTGCCCGCTACCCGAACTCACCTGCGCTGTTAGAATGCACGTATGGCTTGGCAGTACTGGACCGAGGCCCACCGACAGGGATGTTGGAGGCAGGTGACGACCCCTCACGCAGGAGCCGGCGCAGAACGAATGATGCGGATCCGCACGACCGCCTCGGCGGTATCGAAGGGCACCGAAGCCCTCGTTCACACCGGTCGAGTGCCGACGCGGATCGCCGAACTCATGCGCGCACCGCACCAATTGGGTGACTTTCCCTTTCCTGTCTCCTACGGATATCTCGCTGTCGGTGTTGTCGATGAAGGACCGGCCGAGTGGCTCGGGACCCATGTCTTCGGACTGCTGCCCCACCACAGTCACCATCTGGTCACCCCCGACGACGTCGAACCGATCCCTGAGGCAATCTCTGACCATCGGGCCCTGCTGGCCGGCGCCGCGGAAACCGGGCTCAACATTCTTTGGCAGTCCCCGCCGCGCTACGGTGACAGGGTGGCGATCATCGGTGCGGGCATGATCGGAACCGCCACCGCGCTGCTGGCGTCGCACCTTCGCCTCGAGCGCCTCGAAATCATCGACACGAACCCCGAACGGCGTGCCCTACTCACCGGTTTGGGCCTGACCGCACTCGCCCCTGAGGATGCAGGCGACGACTGTGACATCGTCATCCACACCTCGGGGAACGAAAGCGGGTTGGCGCGGGCCCTCGAGATCACCGGCGATGACGGGACCGTCGTCGAAGCCTCGTGGTACGGCGAGACGAGCCCCACCGTGGCCCTCGGTGCCGACTTCCACGCCAGGCGCCTGTCGATCGTCGCCAGCCAAGTGGGCCAGGTCCCCGCCGGACACCGCGCGCGGAGGACTCGAAGTCAGCGACTGCGCGCCGCACTCTCCGCACTCCACGATGACCGGTTCGACGCCCTCATCACCGGGACGTCCCGGTGGCAGGACCTGCCGCAGCTGATGGACGAACTCAGCAGCGACACCACGACAGCGGCAGAGACGCTGTGTCATGTGTTCGACTATGAAGAAGGTGCCTGAATGTTCAGCCTCAGCGTCAACGATCACGTCATGATCGCTCACAGCCTGCCAGACGAATTCTTCGGGCCTGCTCAGGCTCTCCACGGTGCCACACTCGCCGTCGAAGCCACGTTCACGCGAGACCAGCTCGACGAGCATTCGGTCGTCCTCGACATCGGGCAGGCTCTGCAGATGCTCGACGATGCTCTGACACCGCTGCGGTATGCCAACCTCGATGAGCATCCCGATTTCGCCGGACGCTTCTCGACGAGCGAAGCGATCGCCGAGCACATCGGCACCAGTCTGTCCGTTTCCCTCGCTGATCGTCCCGACATCGGGATCTCGGTCCACCTTCGCGAGAACCCTCGAGCCGCGGTGTCCTACACTGTTGTGAATCGGCCGTGAACTTCACCCTCATCGAACCCG
This window harbors:
- a CDS encoding GPGG-motif small membrane protein is translated as MATILWIIAALLVISGIFAIFRKQILWGVVLIVVGCLVGPGGVSIFT
- a CDS encoding sigma-70 family RNA polymerase sigma factor, with the translated sequence MTIVGDLPVSVGDEMREDNWHHHLGAGGSVGLDAQRQLHELLLKATRLQVWRLRHQLPGAGTTDLDDLAQQAADDAHLAVLRKIGTFEGRSRFSTWVYKFGILHAGVAIRRQAWRHHEVTLSETLPLIDGQHSPASIAEGGDLRQAVQEAIASTLTSHQRQVVTALLIDDVPIDVLAERMGTTRNALYKNVHDARKRLREALIASGHLDARSGGTPS
- a CDS encoding phospholipase D-like domain-containing protein, coding for MGFNPLKKKHGFERLRNIAPLVAAGAAALIPATVGASMVIDLLQKRDREQREAPRPGTFHSSVEGSQLSIFTDGETLYEDMLEVIGSATESIQMETFIWKNDEIGQRFVDAFNAAAQRGVDIHLIYDGFANLTIPRSFYAQLDDRIKVLRLSTVARKFWKGPLRYSGLNHSKILVIDNDVAYVGGFNIGSLYARHWRDTHLKVTGPGTWGLRHSICQVWNEYHDAGEQIAWVAPSAWESKIRVSANQPIQLIYPIRSMYLNAFERAQDRIWLTTPYFIPDQQLLKSLMEAAERGVDVRVMVPQESNHILGDYLSRGFFEQMVRSKVTVLLYTASMIHAKIATVDGKWSTVGTANIDRLSLTFNYETNVEVIDSDFAAKMEKTFLADGEHSQELGPDWLDRHQLTQAAEWVLRPMRPFL
- a CDS encoding zinc-binding alcohol dehydrogenase gives rise to the protein MAWQYWTEAHRQGCWRQVTTPHAGAGAERMMRIRTTASAVSKGTEALVHTGRVPTRIAELMRAPHQLGDFPFPVSYGYLAVGVVDEGPAEWLGTHVFGLLPHHSHHLVTPDDVEPIPEAISDHRALLAGAAETGLNILWQSPPRYGDRVAIIGAGMIGTATALLASHLRLERLEIIDTNPERRALLTGLGLTALAPEDAGDDCDIVIHTSGNESGLARALEITGDDGTVVEASWYGETSPTVALGADFHARRLSIVASQVGQVPAGHRARRTRSQRLRAALSALHDDRFDALITGTSRWQDLPQLMDELSSDTTTAAETLCHVFDYEEGA
- a CDS encoding nuclear transport factor 2 family protein, whose product is MSESEPAAEPATEAPAEARPPFPPFTAETAAQKVQGAEDAWNTRDPQKVALAYTPDSVWRNRDEFVTGRDEIVAFLTRKWERECDYVLRKSLWSFTDDRIAVRFQYEWHDADEQWWRSYGNELWEFTDIGLMARREASINETMSPSPRRIDEFLDPALPRSAESTSTWVRRGLSLIPSGS
- a CDS encoding 6-carboxytetrahydropterin synthase translates to MFSLSVNDHVMIAHSLPDEFFGPAQALHGATLAVEATFTRDQLDEHSVVLDIGQALQMLDDALTPLRYANLDEHPDFAGRFSTSEAIAEHIGTSLSVSLADRPDIGISVHLRENPRAAVSYTVVNRP
- a CDS encoding macrolide 2'-phosphotransferase yields the protein MPTTNSETTTIRELAESHGLDIDPKTIIVNELGLDFQVAIAKTVDGQSWVLRIPRRPDVTDRATVEGRFLRNIAPHLSVAVPDWQIHTECLIAYPLLPGEPGLTIDEQGQPQWHFDVEAAEYAESLGDILAELHSVDPSIVRSSGIAEYSPAEVKAHKRDDIARVVAEFDVEQSLRERWNAWLDDDSYWPKFTTVTYGEVYPAHQLMDGPKNLSILDWTTAAVGDPARDFMFHHASVSAEAFDATIRRYVENGGQVWPKFAAHCGELFSTSPVELGLYALQTGDADHIEAAKAQLNPSK